In Paenibacillus sp. BIC5C1, a genomic segment contains:
- a CDS encoding methionine ABC transporter ATP-binding protein has translation MISLYGVSKRYNEHGSREDQGFVALSSVSLEVGQGEIHGIIGSSGAGKSTLLRMLNGLEKPDDGEVIVNGQQLTRMSENSLRQARRSIGMIFQHFNLVSNRTVSGNVCMPLELAGVSRTERVARGLEVLRFVGLEDKANQYPAQLSGGQKQRVAIARALASRPDVLLCDEPTSSLDPQTTSGILDVLRHVNETLGVTIVLVTHEMEVARKLCDRISVMKEGQIIKTLSEMEVRSIPAPKPDLLTSLLMGEDEPMSGRNTSLHGGQEDNNDDT, from the coding sequence ATGATTTCATTATACGGGGTAAGCAAGCGTTATAACGAGCATGGGTCCCGTGAAGATCAGGGATTCGTGGCGCTAAGCTCGGTTTCCCTGGAAGTAGGCCAGGGAGAGATCCATGGCATTATCGGCTCCAGTGGTGCAGGGAAATCCACGCTTCTGCGTATGCTCAATGGATTGGAGAAGCCAGATGACGGCGAAGTCATTGTGAATGGGCAGCAACTGACCCGGATGAGTGAGAATAGCCTGCGTCAGGCACGGAGGTCCATTGGCATGATTTTTCAGCACTTCAATCTGGTCAGCAATCGGACTGTAAGTGGCAATGTCTGCATGCCTCTGGAACTTGCGGGCGTCTCCCGGACTGAGCGGGTTGCACGAGGACTTGAGGTATTGAGATTTGTCGGACTTGAAGATAAGGCTAACCAGTATCCTGCACAGTTAAGTGGAGGGCAAAAGCAACGTGTCGCCATCGCCAGAGCACTTGCCAGCCGCCCGGATGTGCTGCTCTGTGATGAACCAACATCTTCGCTTGATCCGCAGACAACGAGTGGAATTCTGGATGTGCTGCGTCATGTCAATGAAACGCTGGGGGTAACTATTGTACTCGTTACACATGAGATGGAGGTTGCCCGAAAGCTCTGTGACCGGATATCGGTGATGAAAGAGGGACAGATCATCAAAACGCTGTCGGAAATGGAAGTACGCAGTATACCGGCACCGAAGCCGGATCTTCTAACCTCCTTGTTGATGGGTGAAGATGAACCTATGAGCGGACGAAATACCTCTCTTCATGGCGGTCAGGAGGACAATAATGATGATACCTGA
- the fabF gene encoding beta-ketoacyl-ACP synthase II, producing MERVVITGMGIISPLGNDVHTFWNGLVEGKSGISPIEAFDTTSYKTKIAGAVRDFDGEERFGRKEARRMDRFVQFAVAAAEQALSDSGLEMDQVDRERVGVYIGSGIGGIQTLMEQGKLLSERGPARVSPTLVPMMISNMAAAMVSMRFGCWGPTLSPVTACSIGNTAIGEAFRLIRHGGADVIFAGGTEAAVTEVSLASFGNATALSTRNEACEEASRPFDAGRDGFVMAEGAGVLVVESLSHALARGANILAEIVGYGASSDAYHMVATHPEGRGAYLAMKAALADAQLQPQDIDVINAHATSTEAGDLSETRAIKQLFGAEAYHIPVTANKSMTGHMLGAAGGAEAISLIQSLRSGIIPPTINQEQSDPECDLDYVPNVAREAELKIGMSNSFGFGGHNAVIILQKYSS from the coding sequence ATGGAGCGTGTTGTTATTACAGGAATGGGGATTATCTCTCCTTTGGGGAATGATGTGCATACATTTTGGAATGGATTGGTGGAAGGTAAATCGGGAATTTCGCCAATTGAAGCGTTTGATACAACGTCTTATAAAACGAAAATAGCAGGAGCGGTCCGTGATTTTGACGGAGAAGAACGGTTTGGACGGAAGGAAGCTCGGCGTATGGACCGGTTCGTGCAATTTGCTGTTGCGGCAGCAGAGCAGGCTTTATCTGACTCCGGTCTAGAGATGGATCAGGTGGACAGGGAGCGCGTTGGCGTGTATATCGGTTCCGGCATCGGCGGAATCCAGACCCTGATGGAACAAGGCAAACTCCTGTCTGAACGTGGGCCTGCAAGAGTCAGTCCAACACTGGTGCCCATGATGATATCCAATATGGCGGCGGCTATGGTGAGCATGAGATTTGGCTGCTGGGGCCCGACTCTCTCGCCAGTGACAGCCTGTTCGATCGGCAACACAGCGATAGGTGAGGCTTTCCGGCTGATCCGTCATGGTGGAGCGGATGTGATTTTTGCTGGAGGGACGGAGGCAGCTGTCACCGAAGTATCACTGGCAAGCTTCGGCAATGCGACGGCACTATCTACACGAAACGAAGCGTGCGAAGAGGCGAGTCGGCCATTTGATGCAGGCAGAGATGGTTTTGTTATGGCTGAGGGTGCCGGGGTCTTGGTTGTGGAGTCTTTGTCTCACGCCCTTGCGAGAGGTGCAAACATCCTTGCGGAGATCGTTGGGTATGGTGCCAGTTCAGACGCGTATCATATGGTAGCCACCCATCCGGAAGGACGTGGTGCATACTTGGCCATGAAAGCCGCTCTGGCGGATGCACAGCTTCAGCCACAAGACATTGATGTCATTAATGCTCATGCTACCAGTACGGAGGCGGGTGATCTTTCCGAGACACGAGCAATTAAGCAGCTGTTTGGTGCGGAAGCTTATCATATTCCGGTAACAGCAAACAAATCGATGACAGGACATATGCTGGGTGCGGCTGGTGGGGCGGAAGCCATATCGCTCATTCAAAGCTTGCGTAGCGGCATCATTCCACCGACAATCAATCAGGAGCAGAGCGATCCGGAATGTGATCTCGATTATGTACCCAACGTTGCTCGAGAAGCTGAACTGAAAATTGGCATGTCCAACTCATTTGGCTTCGGTGGTCATAATGCGGTCATTATTTTGCAGAAATATTCGTCGTAA
- a CDS encoding methionine ABC transporter permease, whose product MMIPESVVKYQHEIWQAIGETFVMVGISITAAVLIGLPLGTLLYLFRRGQRYQNRPLFMILGSLVNIIRSFPFLLLVVFMIPFTRMIVGTSIGTLAATVPLSVIAIAYYARLVEQALLDVPKGVVEAASSMGASTIQLVVKFLYVEARSSLVLGLTTATISFISYSTVMGIVGGGGVGDFAIRYGYQRFETEIMVFTIIIMIILVQMIQFTGSRVSRWLDRRS is encoded by the coding sequence ATGATGATACCTGAGTCTGTTGTGAAGTATCAGCATGAAATTTGGCAGGCCATTGGGGAGACGTTTGTCATGGTGGGGATCTCCATCACTGCGGCTGTGTTAATCGGGTTGCCTCTAGGTACACTGCTGTATCTGTTCAGAAGAGGGCAACGTTATCAGAATCGACCTCTGTTCATGATTCTGGGAAGTCTAGTCAACATCATTCGTTCCTTCCCGTTTCTGCTGCTAGTCGTATTTATGATTCCGTTCACACGTATGATCGTTGGAACATCTATCGGGACACTCGCAGCAACCGTGCCGCTCTCGGTCATTGCCATTGCTTATTACGCCAGACTGGTAGAACAGGCTTTGCTTGATGTACCGAAGGGTGTGGTTGAAGCTGCTTCTTCCATGGGTGCATCGACCATACAGCTTGTGGTGAAATTCCTGTATGTGGAGGCTCGCTCAAGTCTCGTACTCGGCTTAACAACCGCAACCATCAGTTTTATCTCTTACTCTACGGTCATGGGTATTGTCGGTGGTGGAGGTGTTGGTGATTTTGCGATTCGTTACGGTTATCAGCGATTCGAAACGGAGATCATGGTATTTACGATTATCATTATGATTATCCTGGTACAGATGATCCAATTTACTGGCAGCAGAGTGTCCCGCTGGCTTGATCGCAGATCCTGA
- a CDS encoding MetQ/NlpA family ABC transporter substrate-binding protein: MKAKLMLMLLAVTLVAAGCGKKEETPAAEGNKEGTQAGQEVTLKVATLIPPMTDVLDIVKPLLKEDGVNLEVVVLSDNVQPNTALANKEVDANFFQHVPYMNQYNEANNANLVAVQPIYNAIYGAYSKKVKSIEELPEGATVAIANDPSNIGRSLVMMEQNGLIKLKEGVGFNATQADITENTKNFKFKEVDLLMLARMLDDADLVAMTPAYASPLGLTPKKDALFTEKDDSHFAITLVAREDNKDSEAIQKLAKRMAGPEVKAFFEEKYADIAIPAFK, encoded by the coding sequence ATGAAAGCAAAACTAATGCTCATGCTGCTGGCAGTGACGCTCGTAGCAGCCGGATGCGGCAAAAAAGAAGAAACACCTGCGGCGGAAGGAAATAAGGAAGGCACTCAAGCAGGACAAGAAGTGACGTTGAAAGTAGCTACTTTGATTCCGCCAATGACGGATGTGCTGGATATTGTGAAGCCATTGCTAAAAGAAGATGGCGTTAATCTGGAAGTTGTTGTACTTTCCGATAACGTTCAACCGAATACTGCACTGGCGAACAAAGAAGTAGACGCAAACTTCTTCCAGCACGTACCTTACATGAATCAGTATAATGAAGCGAATAATGCTAACTTGGTGGCTGTTCAACCGATCTACAATGCCATCTACGGAGCATATTCCAAAAAGGTAAAATCCATTGAAGAATTGCCTGAAGGTGCAACGGTAGCGATTGCCAACGATCCGTCTAACATTGGACGCTCACTGGTGATGATGGAACAGAACGGCCTGATCAAGCTGAAAGAAGGCGTCGGTTTTAATGCAACACAAGCAGACATCACGGAAAACACGAAGAACTTCAAGTTCAAAGAAGTGGATCTGTTGATGCTGGCCCGCATGTTGGATGATGCGGATCTGGTTGCCATGACTCCAGCCTATGCGAGTCCACTTGGACTTACACCGAAGAAGGATGCGTTATTCACTGAGAAGGATGATTCCCATTTTGCCATTACTTTGGTTGCCCGTGAAGATAACAAGGATTCGGAAGCCATTCAGAAGCTGGCGAAGCGTATGGCTGGTCCAGAAGTGAAAGCCTTCTTTGAAGAGAAGTATGCAGATATTGCAATCCCGGCTTTTAAATAA
- a CDS encoding helix-turn-helix transcriptional regulator codes for MNHDVRLQALSAFLKNQRSKISPESVGLPAGSRRRTPGLRREEVSQLAGVSTTWYTWLEQGRDIQVSHSVLDNIASALRLTADERKYLFSLGLDYHSELHILDEKPLQIHPSLQKILQELRNCPTIISDRRCHIVGWNDAARHVFMDFEQIPAEQRNMISLLFERKEFRRLAVNWEDFVSGFLAIFRAYYGQYVDDEWYNLFLDDMMDRYPDFQPLWKQSSVSSAPDVLIEFRHSRAGKMLFDLTSLQVQGNADLRCSIYTPATDTATERKLIRLMEPKVEPDSDKS; via the coding sequence ATGAACCATGATGTCAGGTTGCAGGCACTGTCTGCTTTTCTGAAAAACCAGCGCTCCAAAATCTCTCCGGAATCTGTCGGATTACCCGCGGGCTCCCGGCGAAGAACACCTGGATTAAGAAGAGAAGAAGTATCCCAATTGGCAGGTGTGAGCACAACATGGTACACCTGGCTTGAACAGGGCCGGGATATTCAGGTATCTCATTCCGTATTGGATAACATCGCCTCAGCTCTCAGGCTGACAGCGGATGAACGAAAGTATTTGTTTTCCCTTGGTCTGGATTACCATTCGGAACTTCATATCCTGGATGAAAAGCCACTCCAAATTCATCCCTCTTTGCAAAAAATATTGCAGGAACTTCGCAATTGTCCCACAATCATCTCAGACCGACGCTGCCACATTGTTGGCTGGAATGACGCAGCGCGGCATGTGTTTATGGACTTTGAACAGATTCCTGCTGAACAGCGGAACATGATCAGTTTGTTGTTTGAACGAAAAGAATTTCGAAGACTGGCCGTCAATTGGGAGGATTTTGTCAGCGGATTTCTGGCTATTTTCCGTGCTTATTATGGTCAGTATGTCGATGATGAATGGTACAACTTGTTTTTGGATGACATGATGGACAGATATCCCGATTTTCAACCCCTTTGGAAACAAAGCAGTGTTAGCAGCGCCCCGGATGTGTTGATTGAATTTAGACATTCCAGAGCTGGCAAAATGCTTTTTGATCTTACCTCACTTCAGGTTCAGGGAAATGCCGATTTGCGGTGCAGCATCTACACACCTGCAACAGACACGGCTACAGAGCGTAAATTGATCCGCCTCATGGAGCCAAAGGTAGAACCTGACTCAGACAAAAGCTGA
- a CDS encoding PQQ-binding-like beta-propeller repeat protein, giving the protein MKTGSKWKKTGYQWITVTGIAAVLVTGFMLLETNTETQAGQGSGSTTQALSAQAKTTYKPGDTLNLEAGIPLYTQVIGNKVPVDLMGIQYYTSSNEKIKVQAVRGEWIQFQDYNRGELWIPGWYASKESRSLKTVTPQTFSLRPGSKLYLAPGSSTSWSPSPTLTEQALIVAATKDWYGVSIAPHVWNKESFIYRPALLWVKAQAVEQQVIVADGWFQQDASKSALAVRHLTDIMLNKKTTSKQVKQWLGEPDWKENSANLNDTGYTMSIGQTWRYERADAQFLVTFNKNGKLARTRWNIPQDDRNNVVFDWSFSRSDEYEFTTKITGKSLPITLPWKPIWTNQGDINYTFLQAATDDVLLMKGDDGGFSGFHYESSMYALDRHSGKKLWEINAGYGRQQVEVDAGRQYVTMYTDYDPDKKEYVDRIRHLRLKSGDVVWEYAPKQKFRLNGITAAKNVVVVSSPVVEGSSNSWLTVLDSANGKTLWTRKLSTGYQLLNKGSDDPYVMYWEKNQLVAAEPQSGRTVWSIKVGKPTVDHPENNSYFDGIYRLDPFASTQPERWMLLRDQWALLDLNTGKKLAQFPARNGQQFEVLSDGKLLIRDNKKGDIYGDYADFTTTLYDAKSGTKRWTLDSKIERGFVEDDQLYVIKNGYPAALAYDTGKTRWSAQNTISSLRYPTNQGSYLVIENQLLLPMGEDLLIMDKNNGALIGRVHDVVMGTPEHRDRDAKNGTINRNGNEVYIGSSNGRFSRYEASDLNADISR; this is encoded by the coding sequence GTGAAGACAGGGTCGAAGTGGAAAAAGACGGGGTACCAATGGATCACTGTAACCGGAATAGCGGCCGTGCTGGTTACGGGGTTCATGCTGCTGGAGACGAATACGGAAACACAGGCAGGACAGGGCTCTGGTTCGACAACTCAAGCCTTATCTGCACAAGCGAAAACGACTTATAAACCGGGAGATACCTTGAATTTGGAGGCAGGTATACCCCTGTACACCCAAGTTATAGGTAACAAAGTGCCCGTTGATTTGATGGGAATACAGTACTACACTTCCAGCAATGAGAAAATCAAAGTACAAGCGGTTCGCGGCGAATGGATTCAATTCCAGGATTACAATAGAGGTGAACTCTGGATTCCCGGCTGGTATGCATCCAAGGAAAGTAGAAGCCTGAAGACTGTAACTCCCCAGACGTTCAGTCTTCGTCCTGGGAGTAAGCTGTATCTGGCTCCGGGAAGCTCGACAAGTTGGTCTCCAAGTCCAACGCTGACAGAACAGGCGTTAATTGTTGCAGCGACGAAGGATTGGTATGGCGTTTCTATTGCCCCGCACGTCTGGAATAAGGAATCATTCATCTATCGTCCTGCATTGCTTTGGGTTAAAGCACAGGCTGTAGAGCAGCAAGTCATTGTAGCGGATGGTTGGTTTCAACAGGATGCATCGAAGTCCGCTTTGGCTGTACGTCATTTGACGGATATTATGCTGAACAAAAAAACAACCTCCAAACAAGTCAAACAATGGCTCGGTGAACCGGATTGGAAAGAGAATTCAGCCAATTTGAATGACACCGGTTATACGATGAGTATTGGACAGACCTGGCGATATGAGCGAGCAGACGCGCAATTTTTGGTGACATTCAATAAGAACGGCAAACTTGCCAGAACACGCTGGAATATACCGCAAGATGATCGGAACAATGTGGTGTTCGATTGGAGCTTCAGTCGTTCGGATGAATATGAATTCACAACCAAAATCACAGGCAAGTCATTGCCGATAACGCTACCTTGGAAACCAATATGGACAAATCAAGGGGATATCAACTATACCTTTTTGCAAGCAGCGACGGATGATGTGCTCTTGATGAAAGGGGATGACGGTGGATTTAGTGGTTTTCATTATGAGAGTTCAATGTATGCACTTGACCGACATTCCGGTAAGAAATTATGGGAGATCAATGCGGGGTATGGGAGACAGCAGGTAGAAGTAGATGCAGGACGCCAATACGTTACAATGTATACAGATTATGACCCTGACAAGAAAGAATACGTGGATCGTATACGCCACCTTCGATTGAAGAGCGGTGATGTCGTATGGGAGTATGCTCCCAAGCAAAAATTCAGATTGAACGGCATCACTGCCGCAAAGAATGTAGTTGTTGTGAGTAGTCCAGTTGTCGAAGGCTCAAGTAATAGCTGGTTAACGGTGCTGGATAGTGCAAACGGAAAAACATTATGGACAAGAAAACTTAGTACAGGATATCAACTGTTAAACAAAGGTTCAGATGACCCTTATGTGATGTATTGGGAGAAAAACCAACTGGTCGCTGCGGAGCCTCAGTCTGGCCGAACCGTATGGAGCATCAAGGTGGGTAAACCGACTGTGGATCATCCTGAGAACAATTCATACTTTGATGGAATATACCGTCTTGATCCCTTTGCGTCAACTCAGCCGGAACGCTGGATGTTGTTGAGAGATCAGTGGGCGTTGCTTGATCTGAATACTGGCAAGAAGCTTGCACAATTCCCTGCTCGGAATGGACAGCAATTTGAGGTTCTGAGCGATGGCAAGCTGCTGATTCGTGATAACAAGAAAGGGGATATATACGGCGATTACGCAGACTTCACAACCACTCTGTACGATGCCAAGAGCGGGACAAAACGTTGGACGCTGGACAGCAAGATTGAACGAGGGTTCGTGGAGGACGATCAACTATACGTAATCAAAAATGGGTACCCAGCAGCCCTTGCATATGATACAGGAAAGACCCGTTGGTCCGCACAAAACACGATTTCGTCACTTCGATATCCTACCAATCAGGGGAGTTACCTAGTGATTGAAAATCAGCTTTTGCTGCCGATGGGTGAAGATCTCCTGATTATGGATAAAAATAACGGGGCCTTGATCGGCCGTGTGCATGATGTTGTGATGGGCACACCAGAGCACCGGGATCGGGATGCGAAGAACGGGACCATTAATCGGAATGGAAATGAAGTCTATATCGGGTCGTCGAACGGACGGTTCAGTAGATATGAAGCAAGTGATCTGAATGCAGATATCTCACGTTAA
- a CDS encoding energy-coupling factor transporter transmembrane component T, with protein MQLSFPHRETWLHAVNPGLKMIFLTLLFVFVILVHNLNVMANVSVVMLLLLGWTGHPLPRLLLYASPFILVFISTSTGMIMFGKGETTWFQWGLIHITEESFYRGLHLGFRSLSMAAAGLLFGLTTKPVRLFYSLMQQWKLPPKYAYSFLAAMRMIPILLDEFQTLRYAIRIRGTRQRGSRWNVYGILKRYAIPLLAQSIRRAQRMAVAMEAKGFKEGGSRTYYVHIGYSRADVWFTGYFIIMLTAAYIMGTTFPYHSTLVDVR; from the coding sequence ATGCAGCTCTCGTTTCCTCATCGTGAGACCTGGCTTCACGCGGTGAATCCGGGGTTGAAAATGATTTTTCTGACATTGCTGTTTGTCTTCGTCATCCTTGTTCACAACCTGAATGTAATGGCTAATGTGTCAGTTGTCATGCTGTTACTGCTGGGCTGGACAGGTCACCCATTGCCCCGATTGTTGCTGTATGCGTCTCCGTTCATTTTGGTATTTATATCAACTTCCACAGGTATGATCATGTTTGGTAAAGGCGAGACCACCTGGTTTCAATGGGGATTGATTCATATTACCGAGGAGAGCTTCTATCGCGGGCTGCATTTGGGATTTCGTTCCCTAAGTATGGCGGCGGCTGGATTGTTGTTCGGCCTGACGACCAAGCCTGTGCGTCTCTTTTATTCCCTCATGCAGCAGTGGAAGCTCCCACCCAAGTATGCTTATAGCTTTCTGGCGGCGATGCGCATGATTCCGATTTTGCTCGATGAATTCCAGACGCTGCGTTATGCCATCCGCATTCGGGGAACGAGGCAGCGCGGCTCCCGCTGGAATGTATACGGCATACTGAAACGATATGCTATTCCGCTGCTTGCACAGAGTATTCGGCGCGCGCAGCGTATGGCGGTGGCGATGGAAGCGAAAGGGTTCAAGGAAGGCGGGAGCAGGACCTATTACGTTCACATCGGGTATTCCCGAGCAGATGTATGGTTTACGGGGTATTTTATCATCATGTTAACGGCTGCTTATATAATGGGGACCACATTCCCTTATCATTCAACCCTAGTGGATGTAAGGTGA